One Bacillus sp. FJAT-52991 genomic region harbors:
- a CDS encoding pyridoxal phosphate-dependent aminotransferase, with protein MQLAQRVKALTPSTTLAITAKAKEMKAQGIDVIGLGAGEPDFNTPEHIIEAAYESMKKGQTKYTPAGGLPELKDAIIAKFEKDQGITYKRSEIIVTIGAKHALYTLFQVILDAGDEVIIPTPYWVSYPEQVKLADGKPVYIEGKEENQFKISPEQLEAAITEKTKAVIINSPSNPTGMLYTAEELKALGEVALRKNIWIISDEIYEKLVYGDNKHVSIAELSPELKEQTIIINGVSKSHSMTGWRIGYAAGNEQVIKAMTDLASHSTSNPTAPSQYGSIAAYEGTQEPVEEMKEAFEKRLNVIHAQLNEIPGFSCLKPQGAFYLFPNVKEAAKLTGFEDVDGFVKALLEEAKVAVIPGSGFGSPDNIRLSYATSLEALEAAVERMATYVKEHM; from the coding sequence ATCCAATTAGCTCAACGAGTGAAGGCGTTAACTCCTTCAACAACTTTAGCGATTACAGCGAAAGCGAAAGAAATGAAAGCACAAGGTATTGATGTGATTGGTCTTGGTGCTGGGGAACCGGATTTTAATACACCGGAACATATTATTGAGGCGGCTTACGAGTCCATGAAAAAAGGGCAGACGAAATATACGCCAGCTGGTGGATTACCTGAATTAAAAGATGCCATTATTGCTAAATTTGAAAAGGATCAAGGCATTACATATAAACGCAGTGAAATCATCGTGACAATTGGAGCGAAGCATGCTCTATATACATTATTCCAAGTGATTTTAGATGCGGGTGATGAAGTAATCATTCCGACTCCTTACTGGGTGAGCTATCCTGAACAAGTGAAGCTAGCGGATGGAAAACCTGTCTATATCGAAGGCAAGGAAGAAAATCAATTCAAAATTTCACCTGAGCAGCTTGAAGCAGCGATCACAGAGAAAACAAAAGCGGTGATCATTAACTCGCCAAGCAATCCAACAGGCATGCTTTATACAGCGGAAGAGTTAAAAGCATTAGGAGAAGTGGCTCTTCGCAAAAACATCTGGATCATTTCTGATGAAATTTATGAAAAGCTTGTATACGGTGACAATAAGCACGTATCAATTGCTGAGCTTTCTCCTGAATTAAAAGAACAAACCATTATTATTAACGGAGTATCAAAATCTCATTCCATGACTGGATGGCGCATTGGTTACGCGGCAGGAAATGAGCAAGTAATTAAAGCGATGACGGATTTAGCGAGTCATTCCACCTCTAACCCAACGGCTCCTTCTCAATACGGCTCTATTGCGGCGTATGAAGGAACACAAGAGCCGGTAGAGGAAATGAAGGAAGCTTTTGAAAAGCGTTTAAATGTCATCCATGCGCAATTAAATGAAATTCCTGGTTTTTCTTGCTTGAAACCACAAGGAGCGTTCTACTTATTCCCGAACGTGAAGGAAGCAGCGAAATTAACAGGCTTTGAAGATGTCGATGGATTTGTAAAGGCTTTGCTTGAAGAAGCAAAAGTAGCAGTGATTCCAGGAAGCGGTTTTGGTTCTCCTGATAATATTCGTCTGTCTTATGCGACTTCTTTGGAAGCACTA
- a CDS encoding DUF5590 domain-containing protein has protein sequence MKKKWIWLAVIAIPLLLICTAFLNVYNNAQKPHKEAKEYAISVAKQESAITSVIDFNIYNSEETYYVVTGQTDKKKKLAVFVPKDKKKQPIIKDITKGVSKEEAVKKLQNEEPIEKLLSARLGIEKSGPVWELVFLDKNDQVNYYYLQVNSGEWWKKIKHI, from the coding sequence ATGAAGAAAAAATGGATATGGCTAGCAGTTATAGCAATTCCGCTCCTGCTTATTTGTACAGCATTTTTAAATGTGTATAACAATGCACAAAAACCGCATAAAGAGGCAAAAGAGTATGCAATCTCGGTTGCCAAACAAGAAAGTGCCATTACCTCTGTTATAGATTTTAATATATATAATAGCGAAGAGACCTATTATGTGGTTACAGGACAGACAGATAAGAAAAAGAAGCTCGCTGTCTTTGTGCCAAAAGATAAAAAGAAACAGCCGATTATAAAGGATATTACTAAGGGAGTTTCAAAGGAAGAGGCGGTCAAAAAGCTTCAAAACGAAGAACCAATCGAGAAGTTACTTTCTGCTCGTCTTGGAATTGAGAAGTCCGGTCCAGTATGGGAACTAGTCTTTTTAGATAAAAATGATCAGGTCAACTACTATTATCTTCAAGTAAACAGCGGAGAATGGTGGAAGAAAATCAAACATATATAA
- a CDS encoding YpmA family protein produces the protein MESKIEVLSTVTVDNHADLYKIVDALNRTLKRENLMFGLALNQEDQDKAVFTIYRT, from the coding sequence ATGGAAAGTAAAATTGAAGTATTATCTACCGTTACGGTTGACAATCATGCGGATTTGTATAAAATCGTCGATGCGTTAAACCGCACGTTAAAACGGGAAAATTTGATGTTTGGATTGGCGCTAAATCAAGAGGACCAAGATAAAGCCGTCTTTACGATTTATCGTACATAG
- the dinG gene encoding ATP-dependent DNA helicase DinG, producing the protein MTYTRFVVTDLETTGHAAKGGDRIIQASFVIIENHQIIDQYTTFINPERSIPVFIEELTGIHPEMVKDAPFFHEVAPKILPLLENAVFVAHNVQFDLQFLQAELEEAGYLPFAGPSIDTVELARVLLPTSDSYKLFDLTTSLGFDHDRPHQADSDAYVTAQLLLMMIDKLKTMPLVTLEKLAKISTHLKSDIYLLIQSIIEDKQHNMEQLPEQIEVYRGLGLRKKTIQKRWIEKSQLSYPASNEEKIQLLAQLPHFERRDSQMDMMNQVYQSMQQSVHLAIEAGTGTGKSLGYLLPAVYRSKQIGEPVIVSTHTIVLQQQLLNKEIKQLQMMLPFPVSVTVLKGRSHYLDLFKFFQSLRETKDNYDFALAKMQILTWLLETETGDVDELNLSSGGWLFWNDVKQDGDYMNKGRKAWLDKDFYLFAKKQAKEADLVITNHSLLVADLMAQSPLLPSYTNVIIDEAHHFENAARGRMGISIDLSDFKYLVSKLACDQSEGLFIQCEQLYEKFEASVQNDKREVIERTFNELLFEGEEWFKVLHTFFEQHTKKWSGNGHRRQLRLTENVRQLKLWQAVEYGAERLHEMMTTLSQLLQQRLTEIAPYREQMAAKDQLKIDDLQALMTQWEEFLFSLERIIFRPEEDEVIWMEGDSRSFANTFVIKSHPVSSGELIKEKLLNQKHVVFTSATLTVNRSFRFFAEEVGLASQTYQQVMLPSPFDYQENCRMIIPNDVPEINEVKTDEYIEALASHLMAVAEAAKGRMLVLFTSYDMMKKTHDLMKDSGLLDEYVLLAQGITNGSRARLTRNFQKFDKAILFGTNSFWEGIDIPGEDLSCLVIVRLPFSSPDEPFTQAKNEQYAKEGKNAFSAYSLPQAVLRFKQGFGRLIRSNRDRGIIIVFDRRIQTSVYGKTFLASIPKVTVEEASLSETVSLVENWL; encoded by the coding sequence ATGACATATACACGTTTTGTCGTTACCGATTTAGAAACGACCGGTCATGCTGCGAAAGGCGGAGACCGTATCATCCAAGCTTCATTTGTTATTATTGAAAACCATCAAATTATTGATCAATATACGACGTTTATCAATCCTGAACGTTCCATTCCAGTGTTTATTGAGGAATTAACGGGGATACATCCTGAAATGGTGAAGGATGCACCGTTTTTTCATGAGGTAGCACCGAAGATTTTGCCGCTGTTAGAGAATGCTGTGTTTGTCGCACATAATGTTCAATTCGATCTGCAATTTTTACAAGCGGAGCTAGAGGAGGCAGGATATTTGCCTTTCGCGGGCCCTTCGATTGATACCGTTGAACTCGCTCGGGTTTTACTGCCGACATCTGACAGCTATAAGCTTTTTGATTTAACAACAAGTCTTGGCTTTGATCATGATCGGCCTCATCAAGCGGATAGTGATGCATATGTGACTGCCCAACTTTTATTGATGATGATCGACAAATTGAAAACGATGCCGCTAGTGACTTTAGAAAAGTTAGCGAAAATATCGACCCATTTAAAAAGTGATATTTATTTATTAATCCAGTCGATAATCGAAGACAAGCAGCACAATATGGAACAATTGCCTGAACAGATAGAAGTGTACCGTGGACTAGGATTACGAAAGAAAACAATTCAAAAAAGATGGATTGAAAAAAGTCAGTTATCTTATCCAGCAAGCAATGAAGAAAAAATTCAGTTGCTGGCTCAACTGCCTCATTTTGAACGAAGAGACAGTCAAATGGACATGATGAACCAAGTCTATCAGTCGATGCAACAATCGGTTCACTTAGCGATCGAAGCGGGGACGGGGACAGGGAAGTCACTCGGTTATTTACTTCCAGCAGTGTATCGGAGTAAACAAATAGGCGAGCCGGTGATCGTGAGTACGCATACGATTGTTTTGCAACAGCAATTATTAAATAAAGAAATTAAGCAATTACAGATGATGCTGCCGTTCCCTGTTTCCGTCACAGTGTTAAAGGGACGAAGCCATTATTTAGACTTGTTTAAATTTTTTCAAAGTTTAAGAGAGACGAAAGATAATTATGATTTTGCTTTAGCAAAAATGCAAATATTGACGTGGCTGTTGGAGACAGAAACAGGCGATGTCGATGAATTAAACCTATCATCTGGTGGCTGGTTATTTTGGAATGACGTGAAGCAAGATGGCGATTATATGAATAAAGGCCGAAAAGCGTGGCTCGATAAAGACTTTTATCTGTTTGCGAAAAAGCAAGCGAAAGAAGCGGATCTTGTCATTACGAACCATTCTTTACTTGTAGCCGATTTAATGGCTCAATCGCCTTTATTGCCATCTTATACAAATGTGATTATTGATGAAGCGCATCATTTTGAGAATGCGGCGAGAGGTCGAATGGGGATCTCGATTGATTTGTCCGACTTTAAATATTTAGTTTCTAAATTAGCATGTGATCAATCAGAAGGCTTATTTATACAATGTGAACAGCTGTATGAGAAATTTGAAGCAAGCGTACAAAATGATAAGCGAGAAGTCATCGAGCGCACATTCAATGAGCTTTTATTTGAAGGAGAGGAATGGTTTAAAGTCCTTCACACATTCTTTGAGCAGCATACAAAAAAATGGTCTGGGAACGGCCATCGCAGACAGTTGCGCCTTACTGAAAACGTTCGACAGTTAAAGCTGTGGCAAGCGGTAGAATATGGAGCAGAACGGCTTCATGAAATGATGACGACACTTAGCCAGCTGCTGCAGCAACGATTGACAGAAATAGCACCTTATCGAGAACAAATGGCCGCAAAGGATCAGCTGAAGATAGATGACTTACAAGCGTTAATGACCCAGTGGGAAGAATTTCTATTCAGTCTTGAGCGGATCATTTTTCGACCAGAAGAAGATGAAGTGATTTGGATGGAAGGGGATAGTCGTTCTTTCGCCAATACCTTTGTGATCAAGTCTCATCCAGTTTCGAGTGGCGAGCTAATAAAAGAAAAGCTATTAAATCAAAAGCATGTTGTCTTTACCTCTGCTACATTAACGGTGAATCGCTCATTTCGCTTTTTTGCTGAAGAAGTTGGTTTAGCTTCGCAAACGTATCAACAAGTGATGCTTCCATCTCCGTTCGATTATCAAGAGAACTGCCGAATGATCATTCCCAATGATGTGCCTGAGATTAATGAAGTGAAGACGGATGAATATATCGAAGCGCTAGCTAGCCATTTGATGGCAGTGGCTGAAGCAGCGAAAGGGCGAATGCTTGTCTTATTTACGTCCTATGACATGATGAAAAAAACACATGATTTAATGAAGGATAGCGGTCTTTTAGATGAGTATGTTTTGTTAGCTCAAGGGATTACGAATGGGAGCCGTGCCCGACTTACAAGGAACTTTCAAAAGTTTGATAAAGCGATTTTATTCGGGACGAACAGCTTTTGGGAAGGGATTGACATACCGGGTGAGGATCTCTCCTGCTTAGTCATTGTTCGACTGCCGTTTTCTTCACCAGATGAACCTTTTACGCAAGCGAAAAATGAGCAATATGCGAAAGAGGGGAAGAACGCTTTTTCTGCTTATTCTCTTCCGCAAGCGGTGCTGCGCTTTAAGCAAGGATTTGGCCGGTTAATTAGAAGCAATCGAGACCGAGGAATTATTATCGTCTTTGATCGCCGCATTCAAACGAGTGTATATGGCAAAACTTTTTTAGCTTCTATTCCTAAAGTGACAGTAGAGGAAGCGTCGCTTAGTGAGACGGTTTCTTTGGTTGAAAACTGGCTGTAA
- a CDS encoding pentapeptide repeat-containing protein produces MNHETAKHIRASLTPDCTNCFGLCCAALNIAASNDFAINKAAGTPCPNLQEDFRCEIHKNLREKGFKGCTVFDCLGAGQKVSQVTFNGQSWRDHPETAEKMFRVFPVMEQLYEMIAFIAEALTYEVSPALRDKLHQQLEDLQSLTDMDADRLLSLDMIMCRLPVKELLLETSEYVRSELSSKVFAMKKGKNCRGVDWVGKNLKGKDLRTTDLRGAYLIAADLRNTDLRGVDFIGTDLRDANLSGANLSTSMFLTQMQINSAKGNDQTILPPHLQTPSHWMN; encoded by the coding sequence ATGAATCATGAAACAGCTAAACATATTCGAGCGAGCTTAACACCTGATTGTACGAATTGCTTTGGACTTTGCTGTGCAGCACTGAATATTGCGGCATCCAATGATTTTGCCATCAATAAAGCGGCTGGCACTCCTTGTCCTAATTTGCAAGAAGACTTTCGATGTGAAATTCATAAAAATTTAAGAGAAAAAGGGTTTAAGGGATGTACAGTATTTGACTGCTTAGGGGCTGGCCAAAAAGTTTCTCAAGTCACCTTCAATGGACAAAGCTGGCGAGATCACCCCGAGACAGCAGAAAAAATGTTTCGTGTCTTTCCTGTCATGGAACAATTATATGAAATGATCGCCTTTATCGCTGAAGCATTAACTTATGAGGTTTCACCTGCTTTGCGCGACAAATTACATCAGCAATTAGAAGATTTACAAAGCTTGACGGACATGGATGCAGATCGATTATTGTCATTGGATATGATCATGTGCCGGCTGCCTGTCAAGGAATTACTTCTAGAAACGAGTGAATATGTTCGAAGTGAACTAAGCTCGAAAGTTTTTGCTATGAAGAAAGGCAAAAATTGTAGGGGTGTTGATTGGGTTGGTAAAAATTTAAAAGGCAAGGATTTAAGAACGACTGATTTACGAGGAGCCTATTTAATTGCTGCTGACTTACGAAATACAGATTTACGAGGTGTTGATTTTATCGGGACGGATTTGCGTGATGCCAATTTAAGCGGGGCTAATCTTTCTACTAGTATGTTTTTAACTCAAATGCAAATTAATTCAGCTAAAGGTAACGATCAAACGATATTACCTCCGCACTTACAAACACCTTCTCATTGGATGAACTGA
- the panD gene encoding aspartate 1-decarboxylase, giving the protein MFRTMMNGKIHRATVTEANLNYVGSITIDEDLIDAAGMAVNEKVQIVNNNNGARLETYIIPGERGSGVVCLNGAAARLVQPGDVVIIISYVMVPEEKVKEHQPKVVIAGENNKIEQLLHYEPAGTIM; this is encoded by the coding sequence ATGTTTCGAACAATGATGAATGGCAAGATTCACCGAGCGACGGTGACAGAAGCGAATTTAAATTATGTGGGCAGTATTACGATTGATGAGGACTTGATTGATGCGGCTGGCATGGCGGTCAATGAAAAAGTACAAATTGTTAATAACAACAATGGAGCTAGATTAGAAACATACATTATTCCAGGAGAACGAGGAAGCGGGGTCGTTTGTTTAAATGGAGCGGCTGCAAGACTAGTGCAACCCGGAGATGTCGTCATTATTATCTCTTATGTGATGGTGCCAGAAGAAAAGGTGAAGGAGCATCAACCGAAAGTCGTCATTGCTGGAGAGAATAATAAAATTGAACAATTACTGCATTATGAGCCTGCGGGAACGATTATGTAG
- the panC gene encoding pantoate--beta-alanine ligase, with translation MIVIKKVKELTSIVGEKKKAGLSIGLVPTMGYLHEGHLTLAKKAREENDVVIMSIFVNPLQFGPNEDFESYPRDFERDQKLAEEAGVDILFAPEPNEMYPKPSMIVMNVVERTDRLCGEKRPGHFDGVVTVVTKLFHLAQPNRAYFGLKDAQQVAVINGLVESLNFPLEVIGVETVREENGLAKSSRNVYLTPTERQLAPHIYQALKAGRALAEQGEKDAEKVINETIAHLNEHTGAEIDYVELLSFPELTPVQTIKGQVILATAVKYSNARLIDNIIFECE, from the coding sequence ATGATTGTCATTAAAAAGGTAAAAGAACTTACATCGATTGTTGGTGAAAAGAAAAAAGCGGGGCTTTCGATCGGGCTTGTGCCGACGATGGGCTATCTTCACGAAGGTCATTTGACGCTTGCAAAAAAAGCAAGAGAAGAAAATGATGTCGTGATTATGAGTATTTTTGTTAATCCGCTGCAATTTGGTCCAAACGAAGATTTCGAAAGCTACCCTCGTGATTTTGAACGAGATCAAAAATTAGCGGAAGAGGCAGGGGTGGATATTTTATTCGCTCCTGAGCCGAATGAAATGTATCCAAAACCTTCGATGATTGTGATGAACGTAGTAGAACGAACAGATCGACTATGCGGAGAGAAGCGTCCAGGTCATTTTGATGGTGTTGTGACGGTCGTGACGAAGCTGTTCCATCTAGCACAGCCGAATCGTGCCTATTTTGGATTAAAAGATGCCCAGCAAGTAGCTGTCATTAATGGATTAGTAGAATCACTTAATTTTCCGCTAGAAGTGATTGGGGTTGAAACAGTAAGAGAGGAGAACGGGTTAGCAAAAAGCTCACGTAATGTGTATTTAACTCCAACCGAGCGGCAATTGGCTCCCCATATTTATCAAGCATTGAAGGCAGGAAGAGCTCTTGCTGAACAAGGAGAGAAAGACGCAGAGAAAGTGATCAACGAAACGATCGCCCACTTAAACGAGCATACAGGAGCGGAGATTGACTATGTCGAATTGCTATCGTTCCCAGAATTAACGCCTGTTCAAACGATCAAGGGACAAGTCATTCTCGCCACGGCTGTTAAATATTCAAATGCACGCTTAATCGATAATATCATCTTTGAATGTGAGTAA
- the panB gene encoding 3-methyl-2-oxobutanoate hydroxymethyltransferase codes for MKQTSNFLSMKANGEKIVMITAYDYPSAKYCEEAQVDVILVGDSLGMVVLGYESTVPVTLEDMAHHTKAVKRGAGNTFIVTDLPFMTYHISKEETMKAAQKLLQEAGAHAVKLEGGGEVIETIRALTQAGVPTVAHLGLTPQSVGVLGGYKVQGKTASAAAKLLQEAKQVEEAGACMLVLECVPHQLAAEVSHALTIPVIGIGAGVDTDGQVLVYHDLIQYGVERTPKFVKTYGDVGEVISPAIRSYVNEVKACQFPSAEHVFSMKEEELLQLYGGTRA; via the coding sequence ATGAAGCAAACGAGTAATTTTTTGAGCATGAAAGCAAACGGTGAGAAGATTGTGATGATAACGGCTTACGATTATCCATCGGCAAAATATTGTGAGGAAGCTCAAGTAGATGTGATTTTAGTTGGCGACTCTTTAGGAATGGTCGTGCTTGGGTATGAATCAACGGTACCGGTGACGCTTGAAGATATGGCTCATCATACAAAAGCGGTCAAGCGAGGAGCAGGAAATACTTTTATCGTGACTGATCTGCCGTTTATGACGTACCACATTAGCAAAGAAGAGACGATGAAAGCGGCGCAAAAACTGTTGCAAGAAGCAGGAGCTCATGCGGTGAAGCTAGAAGGCGGCGGAGAAGTGATTGAGACAATTCGCGCGTTAACACAAGCAGGCGTTCCGACGGTGGCCCATTTAGGGTTAACCCCGCAGTCAGTTGGTGTATTAGGCGGCTATAAAGTCCAAGGAAAAACAGCGTCAGCGGCGGCAAAACTACTGCAAGAAGCAAAGCAAGTGGAAGAAGCGGGCGCTTGTATGCTTGTGTTAGAGTGTGTACCGCATCAGCTTGCAGCGGAAGTGTCTCATGCCTTAACGATTCCTGTGATTGGAATTGGTGCAGGTGTTGATACAGATGGACAAGTTCTTGTCTACCATGATCTGATTCAATACGGTGTAGAGCGGACACCGAAATTTGTGAAAACATATGGTGATGTAGGAGAAGTAATTTCTCCGGCGATTCGCTCTTACGTTAATGAAGTGAAAGCATGTCAGTTCCCAAGCGCAGAGCATGTGTTTTCGATGAAAGAAGAAGAACTACTTCAGCTATATGGAGGAACTCGTGCATGA
- a CDS encoding PQQ-dependent sugar dehydrogenase, protein MKKISLAFVLLLHACGHSETSPVINNKEESAPQYALSDAEILASNLSIPWDIAKKEDTFYISERAGQIIQIQKNGQKTNMKLTLTKDISHEGEGGLLGFELDPQFQSNSLAYVYHTYKEGETVYNRIVQVEMKNNEWVETKELLASIPGGRIHNGGRLAIGPDQTLYATAGDAGIKENAQNLDSLSGKILRLNLDGTIPNDNPFPQSYVYSWGHRNPQGLAWSDNGTMFASEHGQTAHDEINLIRPGKNYGWPIIEGDEKKAGMETPLFHSGDETWAPSGMAYDEGRLYVATLAGQKLLTFDLENRKVTSLVEEAGRLRDVMIENNQLYLLTNNTDGRGTPKPDDDHLVKIDLSKSK, encoded by the coding sequence TTGAAAAAGATCAGTTTAGCATTCGTACTGCTGTTACATGCTTGCGGACATTCTGAGACATCACCAGTGATCAACAACAAAGAAGAAAGCGCTCCACAATATGCTCTTTCCGATGCGGAAATATTGGCTTCGAATTTAAGTATTCCTTGGGATATAGCAAAGAAAGAGGACACTTTCTATATAAGTGAACGAGCGGGGCAAATTATTCAAATACAAAAAAACGGCCAGAAAACGAACATGAAGCTGACACTTACAAAAGACATTTCTCATGAAGGAGAAGGCGGCTTGCTTGGCTTTGAGCTCGATCCACAATTTCAAAGCAATTCCTTAGCCTATGTGTATCATACATATAAGGAAGGTGAAACAGTATATAATCGCATCGTTCAAGTTGAAATGAAGAACAACGAGTGGGTGGAAACGAAAGAGCTATTGGCAAGCATACCAGGTGGGCGTATTCATAATGGCGGTCGGCTAGCTATCGGACCAGATCAAACGTTATATGCGACGGCTGGAGATGCTGGAATAAAAGAAAATGCCCAAAACTTAGATAGCCTTTCCGGAAAAATTTTACGATTGAATCTAGACGGAACGATTCCGAATGATAATCCCTTTCCACAATCTTATGTGTATTCATGGGGTCATCGTAACCCACAAGGTCTTGCCTGGAGTGACAACGGAACGATGTTTGCTTCTGAGCATGGACAAACGGCGCACGATGAAATTAATTTAATCCGTCCGGGCAAAAATTACGGTTGGCCCATCATTGAAGGGGATGAAAAGAAAGCAGGAATGGAAACCCCACTCTTTCATTCTGGAGATGAAACGTGGGCGCCATCTGGAATGGCTTATGATGAAGGCCGCCTATACGTTGCTACTCTTGCTGGACAAAAGCTGCTTACATTTGATTTAGAAAACAGAAAGGTGACGTCCTTGGTGGAGGAAGCAGGGAGACTTCGCGATGTAATGATTGAAAATAACCAGCTATACTTGCTGACAAATAACACAGATGGTAGAGGCACTCCTAAGCCAGATGATGACCATCTAGTGAAAATCGATCTCTCAAAAAGCAAATAA
- a CDS encoding biotin--[acetyl-CoA-carboxylase] ligase, with the protein MQSSVKQKLLEAFSEANGEFVSGQALAEIVGCSRTAIWKHIEALRSEGFELEAVRKKGYRIIHKPDKVTENELLIGLQTEWLGKEIVFKETTDSTQKEAHRLAQEPFKEGTVVIAEEQTAGRGRMAREWHSPKYTGIWMSVMLKPALPPYKAPQFTLITAVAVVEAIREVTGLEPEIKWPNDILLNGKKITGILTELQADADQIHSIIIGIGLNVNQKEFPEELAEIATSLAIEKGEPVSRSQLVQEILKNIETYYHVYMKDGFTDIKKRWEKYAVSIGKQIIARTVTATIKGKALGITEEGVLKLLDDEGTIHDIYSADIEINKTAE; encoded by the coding sequence TTGCAATCTTCTGTGAAACAAAAATTATTAGAAGCTTTTTCAGAAGCGAATGGGGAATTTGTTTCTGGTCAAGCCTTGGCTGAAATCGTTGGTTGTTCGCGAACCGCGATTTGGAAGCATATTGAAGCGTTAAGAAGTGAAGGCTTTGAGCTTGAAGCGGTCCGCAAAAAAGGGTATCGGATTATTCACAAGCCCGATAAAGTGACCGAAAATGAATTATTAATTGGTTTGCAAACAGAATGGCTTGGCAAAGAAATTGTCTTTAAAGAAACCACTGATTCTACGCAAAAAGAAGCCCATCGATTGGCGCAGGAGCCATTTAAAGAAGGGACCGTCGTGATCGCTGAGGAACAAACAGCAGGGCGCGGGCGGATGGCGAGAGAGTGGCATTCACCGAAGTATACGGGCATTTGGATGAGCGTGATGTTAAAGCCGGCTCTTCCTCCGTATAAAGCGCCACAGTTTACCTTGATTACGGCAGTAGCCGTTGTTGAAGCGATTAGGGAAGTAACTGGGTTAGAGCCTGAAATTAAATGGCCGAATGATATTTTATTAAACGGCAAAAAGATTACCGGTATTTTAACGGAGCTACAAGCGGATGCCGATCAAATTCATTCCATCATTATTGGCATTGGATTGAATGTGAATCAGAAAGAGTTTCCAGAAGAGTTAGCTGAGATTGCGACATCCTTAGCGATTGAAAAAGGGGAACCCGTCTCGCGTTCACAGTTAGTCCAAGAAATATTAAAAAATATTGAAACGTATTATCATGTGTATATGAAGGACGGTTTTACCGATATTAAAAAGCGCTGGGAAAAATATGCGGTTTCCATTGGTAAGCAAATAATTGCCCGAACCGTTACGGCGACGATTAAAGGAAAAGCCCTCGGGATTACGGAAGAAGGCGTGTTAAAGCTGCTTGATGATGAAGGAACGATTCACGATATTTATTCAGCCGATATTGAGATTAATAAAACAGCGGAGTAA